Part of the Streptomyces sp. NBC_01460 genome, GCTTGAATGCGTGGCCTTGCCTCCGCACCACCCCCCGCGCAGGCAACACCCGACACACGTGATCAGAAAACGTAAGGATTCGATCCATGACGTCGCAGACGACTCTGGCAGGGCCGGGCCAACAGCCCGGCGAGCCGGGTAAGCCTGACTCCCCGGACGGGCTCCAGGCCGGTCTCAAGAACCGTCACCTCTCGATGATCGCCATCGGCGGCGTGATCGGCGCGGGCCTCTTCGTCGGCTCCGGCGCCGGCATCGCCGCGGCGGGACCGGCCATCCTCCTGTCGTACGCGCTGGTCGGCGCGATGGTCGTCTTCGTCATGCGGATGCTCGGCGAGATGGCCGTCGCCCGGCCGAGCTCCGGCTCCTTCTCCGCCTACGCGGACCGGGCCCTGGGCCGCTGGGCCGGCTTCTCCATCGGCTGGCTGTACTGGTTCTTCTGGGTCGTGGTGCTCGCCGTCGAGGCCACGGCGGGGGCCAAGATCCTGGAGAGCTGGGTCCCCGGCGTCCCCCAGTGGGCCTGGGCCCTGATCGTCATGGTGGTGCTGACCGCAACCAACCTGGTCTCCGTCGGCTCGTACGGCGAGTTCGAGTTCTGGTTCGCCGGGATCAAGGTCGTGGCGATCGGCGCGTTCGTCATCGTCGGCCTGCTCGCCGTCTTCGGTGTGCTGCCGGGCTCGGACCACGCGGGATCGGGCCTCGCCCACCTCACGGACACCGGCGGGTTCTTCCCCGAAGGACCGGGCGCCATCCTCACGGGTGTGCTGATGGTCGTCTTCTCCTTCATGGGCAGCGAGATCGTGACGCTGGCGGCCGGTGAGTCCGAGAACCCGCAGCGGGCCGTCTCCAAGGCCACCAACAGCGTGATCTGGCGTATCGCGATCTTCTACCTGGGCTCGATCTTCGTGGTCCTCACCCTGCTGCCGTGGAACGACCCCTCGATCGTCGAGGACGGTTCGTACGTCGCCGCGCTGAACGTCATCGGCATCCCGCACGCCGGCCAGGTCATGGACGTCATCGTGCTGACCGCCGTGCTGTCCTGTCTGAACTCCGGCCTCTACACGGCCTCGCGCATGGCCTTCTCGCTCGGACAGCGGGGAGACGCGCCCAAGGCGTTCTCCAAGGTCAACAAGCGCGGTGTGCCGCAGACGGCGATCCTGTCGTCCGTCGTCTTCGGCTTCGTCGCCGTGTTCTTCAACTACCAGTGGCCCGACACCGTGTTCGCCTTCCTGCTGAACTCCTCCGGCGCGGTCGCCCTCTTCGTCTGGCTGGTCATCTGCTTCACCCAGCTCCGGATGCGCGGCATCATCCTGCGCGAGACGCCCGAGAAGCTGATCGTGAAGATGTGGCTCTTCCCGTACCTGACCTGGGCGACGATCGCGATGATCTCCTTCGTCCTCGTCTACATGCTGACCGACGACGCGGGACGCGAGCAGGTACTGCTCTCGCTGCTGGTCGCGGCCCTGGTCGTGGGCATCGCGCTGGTGCGCGACGCCCGCGGCCGGAAGGCGAAGGCGGCGGCGCCGGTCGAGTGACCGTCACCCATACCTGACGGCGGATGTCAGGTATACCCGGAAGGCTCTCCCTCGCCCCGCGATCCCGCGAGCGAACGGAGAGCCTTCCTCATGTCCGCCACCCCCGCTGTCGACAGCTTCCAGACCGGCTTCACCCTCGGCCCCGATCTCCTGGTCGAGGCCACCGGCGCCGAAGGCGTCCGGGCCGCGGTGCGGGACGCCGCGGCGCGCGGCCTGCCCGTCTCCGTCCACGCGACCGGGCACGGCCTGCCCGGCCCCGTCGAGGGCGGGGTGCTGATCAGCACCCGCCGGATGGACTCCGTGACGGTCGACCCCGGGCGCCGCACCGCCCGCGTCGGCGCGGGCGCGACCTGGGGTGCGGTGATCGCGGCGGCGGCACCGCACGGGCTCGCGCCGCTGAACGGCTCGTCGCCGGGCGTGGGCGCCGTCTCGTACACCCTGGGCGGCGGGCTGGGCATCCTGGCGCGGGAGTTCGGCTACGCCGCCGACCACGTCCGCTCGCTCGACGTGGTGACCGCCGACGGTGTCCTGCGCCACGTCACCCCCGACACCGAGCCGGACCTCTTCTGGGGTCTGCGGGGCGGCGGTCACCGGCTCGGTGTCGTGACGGGGCTGGAGATCGGGCTGGTGCCGGTGGCGCGCCTGTACGGCGGCTCGCTGGCCTTCGACGGGGACGCGGCCCCGGAGGTGCTGCGGCGCTGGCTGGAGTGGACCCGTACGGTCCCGGAGACCTGCACCTCCTCGGTGGCGGCCCTGCGCTACCCGGACATGCCGCAGCTGCCGGAGGCGCTGCGGGGCCGGTACGTGGTCTCGGTGCGCGTCGCGTACACCGGAACCACGGCCGACGGCGAGGCGCTGGTGGCGCCGTTGCGGACGGTCGGGCCCGCGCTCTCGGACTCGCTGCGGGAGATGCCGTACACCGACAGCCACACCATCCACAGCGACCCGCCGTTCCCGCACGCCTACTACGGCGAGGGGCTGATGCTCCGCGATCTGGACGCCGGAAGCGCCGCGCGGGTGCTGGAGCTGACCGGGCCGAAGGCACCGATGATGACCGTGGTCCAGCTCAACCACCTGGGCGGCGCACTGTCCGCCCGGCCCGCCGTGGACAGCGCGGTGCCCCACCGCGAGGCGGGGTTCCTGCTGCGGCTGCTCTCACCGCTGGACGGTACGGACGTGGCGGCGGTACGGGCGCTGTACGCGGAGGTGGCCGGGGAGACGGCGCCCTATGCCCTGGGCCGCGCGCTCAACTTCTCCTTCGGCGGCGGGGACCGCGCGGAGACGTACCGGGACTGCCACGGCCCCGGGACGCGCGAAAGGCTCGCCGGTCTGGTGTCGCGATACGACCCGGCGAGCCTCTTCGGTGGTCCCTACGGCATCAGCCGCGACGGCCGATGAGCTTCCAGGAGGCCGGCAGCGCGCCCATGGCCAGCGCCGCCTTGAGGGCGTCGCCGATCAGGAAGGGCACCAGGCCGGCCGCGACGGCGGCGCTCATCGACATCCCGGTGGAGAGGGCCAGGTACGGGACGCCGACGGCGTAGATGATCAGGGAACCGACCGCCATCGTGCCCGCGGTGCGCAGGACGGACCGGTCACCGCCCCGGCGGGCCAGACCGCCGACGACCGTGGCGGCGAGCAGCATGCCGAGGACGTAGCCGAAGGAGGCTCCGCCCGGGCCCGAGGAGCCCTCGGAGAACCACGGCATGCCGGCCATGCCGACGAGCGCGTACAGGGCGAGGGAGAGGAAGCCGCGGCGGGCGCCGAGCGCGGTGCCGATGAGCAGCGCGGCGAAGGTCTGGCCGGTGACGGGGACCGGGGAGCCCGGGACGGGCACGGCGATCTGGGCCGCGATGCCGGTGAGGGCGGCGCCGCCGACGACCAGCGCCGTGTCCACGGCGTAGCGGTGCCGGGCTGCGGGCAGCAGGTCGGCGAGGACCGCTCCGGAACGGACGGGGGCGGCAGCAGTGCTCATCGGGGACTCCGCGGGTGAGGTCGGCAGGCAGGACTGAGGGTGACGTTAGCCGACACCCTGTCGCCGGATCACCATCAGCCGCCCACAAAGCGGCGGTTGAGGCTCTAGTCGAGTTCGGACAAAGAGCGTTGCGCAATCCGGTGTGGGCGTGATGCTGGTCACGGAGGTGGGGGTGTGCCCGGGCCTCCGTTGGGGAAGGGGCACCGCC contains:
- a CDS encoding amino acid permease, which translates into the protein MTSQTTLAGPGQQPGEPGKPDSPDGLQAGLKNRHLSMIAIGGVIGAGLFVGSGAGIAAAGPAILLSYALVGAMVVFVMRMLGEMAVARPSSGSFSAYADRALGRWAGFSIGWLYWFFWVVVLAVEATAGAKILESWVPGVPQWAWALIVMVVLTATNLVSVGSYGEFEFWFAGIKVVAIGAFVIVGLLAVFGVLPGSDHAGSGLAHLTDTGGFFPEGPGAILTGVLMVVFSFMGSEIVTLAAGESENPQRAVSKATNSVIWRIAIFYLGSIFVVLTLLPWNDPSIVEDGSYVAALNVIGIPHAGQVMDVIVLTAVLSCLNSGLYTASRMAFSLGQRGDAPKAFSKVNKRGVPQTAILSSVVFGFVAVFFNYQWPDTVFAFLLNSSGAVALFVWLVICFTQLRMRGIILRETPEKLIVKMWLFPYLTWATIAMISFVLVYMLTDDAGREQVLLSLLVAALVVGIALVRDARGRKAKAAAPVE
- a CDS encoding FAD-binding oxidoreductase, coding for MSATPAVDSFQTGFTLGPDLLVEATGAEGVRAAVRDAAARGLPVSVHATGHGLPGPVEGGVLISTRRMDSVTVDPGRRTARVGAGATWGAVIAAAAPHGLAPLNGSSPGVGAVSYTLGGGLGILAREFGYAADHVRSLDVVTADGVLRHVTPDTEPDLFWGLRGGGHRLGVVTGLEIGLVPVARLYGGSLAFDGDAAPEVLRRWLEWTRTVPETCTSSVAALRYPDMPQLPEALRGRYVVSVRVAYTGTTADGEALVAPLRTVGPALSDSLREMPYTDSHTIHSDPPFPHAYYGEGLMLRDLDAGSAARVLELTGPKAPMMTVVQLNHLGGALSARPAVDSAVPHREAGFLLRLLSPLDGTDVAAVRALYAEVAGETAPYALGRALNFSFGGGDRAETYRDCHGPGTRERLAGLVSRYDPASLFGGPYGISRDGR
- a CDS encoding biotin transporter BioY, whose amino-acid sequence is MSTAAAPVRSGAVLADLLPAARHRYAVDTALVVGGAALTGIAAQIAVPVPGSPVPVTGQTFAALLIGTALGARRGFLSLALYALVGMAGMPWFSEGSSGPGGASFGYVLGMLLAATVVGGLARRGGDRSVLRTAGTMAVGSLIIYAVGVPYLALSTGMSMSAAVAAGLVPFLIGDALKAALAMGALPASWKLIGRRG